A region of the Desulfovibrio litoralis DSM 11393 genome:
ACCTTTAGAATGCTGTAGTTGCTTATGACACACTCTTTTTCAGAACATTTTTCGTCTTTGAATCTTGACGCTCAACATTTTTTGATTGTTGTGGCGACTAATTTAGAACTTGAGGCGGTTTTTAGAGAAAGTAAATTTCAAGATCAAGCTCCGGTTCACCTGATTGATGGTGGATTTAAAACAATTTTATATAAAAGCAATACCTATACCTTTTTAGTTTGTGGAGTTGGACCTTTAAACGCAAGTTTTTATTTGGGAAAATTTTTAGGGCAATTTACAAACGCCTTTAAAGACAGCAAAATAAATTTTAATTTAATTATAAATTTTGGAATAGCCGGAAGCTATGATTTAACGCTATTACCTTTAGGTTCTGTTATTTTAGCAAACTCTGAGCTGTTTCCTGAATATGGTTTGCGTTTAGATAAGTTAGCAGATCCAAAGGCTTTGGGCTTTCCGCTTTTTCGAGAAGTTCCCTTGCAATCAGCTTGTAACCCTGATCTTGCTTTAACCGAACAAATTGTTTGGAATAAACTCAATTTTTTAAGCGAAAAAGATTTGCAAGACTTGGCTTTAAAGGTTAATCTTTCTTGCTTGAGCTTGATAAAAAAAGGGCTTGGAATAAGTGTTGCCGGCGTATCAGGCTCTTTTGAAAGAGCGGAAGAGTTAAAAAAAGAATACGCTCAAACAAAAGATGAACTTCTTTTTGAAAATATGGAAGGTTTTTCTTTGGGTTTAGCTTCACTTCAGCAAAAAATTCCTTTTTTGGAATTAAGAACAATTTCTAATTTAGTGGGTTCAAGAAAAAAAGACGATTGGAATATTGCTTTAGCTTTACAAACACTTAGCTCTGTGGCAAAAAAAATTTTATGGTACTGAGTTTATGTTTAGTTTTATAAAAAAATAACTTTTGAATTAACTTAGGAATTTGCATGTCTTTAAGTTTAATGGCTTATATAGATCAAGGGCGTTTAGAGCTTGAACCGGTTTTAGAACAAGAAATTTTTAATTTTTCTCCGTTAATTCAACCTGTTTTAAAACATATTCTTTTAACCGGCGGTAAAAGAGTACGCTTTTTATTAGTAAAATCAGTATATACCTTGTGTTCTCCCAATAAAGAACCAAATGAAACAGAAAAACAAAAATATTTAAAACTTGGTTTGGCTCTTGAGCTTTTACACGCAGCCAGTCTTTTGCATGATGATGTAGTAGATAATGCTGATTCTCGTCGGGGTCAGGAAAGCACACATAAAAAATTTGGTTTGGGCTTAACTGTGTTAGCAGGCGACCTTTTGCTTGCCCGTTCTGTCCAACTTGTTGCCGACTTGCAAGTTCCCGTTTTATCAAAAATATTTTCTCAAGCCATTATAGAAACCGCACAAGGCGAGATCAGCGAACTTAATTTTTTAAAAAATATAGAATTGAGCGAAGCGGAATATTATAAAATTATTGAAGGTAAAACCGCTTGGCTTTTGCGTGCCTCCTGTGAACTTTCTGCTTTGTTGGCGTGTGCGGAAGAAAAAACCGTAACTGCTTTAACGGAATATGGACTCAATTTAGGGCTTGGCTTTCAAGTTGTCGATGATGCCTTAGATTTTTCGCCCTCTTCAAAAGATACGGGTAAACCGGTTGGTGGAGATTTAAGAGAATGTAAGTTAACTCCGCCAATACGCATGTATTATCAAAGTTTAAATGTTCAAGCGGCGGAAAAATTTGCAGAAAAATTTCAAGGCAGTGGGTTTAGCGAAGATGAAATTAAAGATATTACAAAAGAAATCGCTAAACTGGGCTTGGAAGAAAAAACCAGAGCTATCGCTGAAGGTTTTTTAAAAAAAGCCGGTGCTTCGCTTAAACCTTTAAGTTTGGAACAACAAAGTAAAGATGCATATAAAGTGCTTTACGCCTTACTTGAATATATTCGTAATCGTAAGGGCTAGCTTTTACAAAATAATTTTTTTGATAAAAACAATCTTAAATATACTTGCAGGTAATAAAACCTTGACCCAAGGCATGATGAATGAATGATAATTTAACTCCAAAACCTTTAAAAATAAATACCGTAGTAGAATTTTTACAAGATAATATTCCGCAACAGGCTTGGGTTTTGGAAATAGAAGAAAATAAAGTACGTTTATTGGCTTTAAACTCACGAGAAATCAATATGCCTTTGGGGCGTGTGTTACCTTGGGGAAGAGTTGAATATTCCGCACAAAAAAGTAAAGAAGATATTTTTGCTTTGTTGCGTTTGCACCAAAAACGCAGACAGTCTTTAACTCAAGGTATTAATCCGCTTTTGCTTTGGGAATTAAGCCATGCCGAAGAAAAAATTGCGTCTGCCGAATGGTTTGCCGAACTTGCCTTTGACAAAATAGCTGAAAACTGGCTGGCAGATGGAGTTGCCGCCGTTGGACAAGTTTTGTTGCAGTGTAAAACTCATTTTAAATTTAACCCGCCTGTGTTTGAATTGTATTCTAATGAACAGGTGGAAGCACGTCTTGCTAAAGAAAATACGGAAAAGTTGCAAGCAAGCTTAGTTGAAAGAGGGCAAAACTTTTTTAAAGCGTTGTGGGAAGTACATTTAAGAAATCGCTCGTTATCTGATGTTTTAAAACAGTTTACTCTTGAACCTGAAATTGTGAAAGTTTTGTTTGAACTGCTGCAGGAAGCCGTTGCTTCTCCGCTTAAAAAAGAACAAAACGAGCTATGGCGTAAACTTACAAAAAGTTTGGGAGACGGACAACACTTACCCTTGCAGTTGGCTCAAGCATGGGGTTTATTGCCGAGTCATTATAATTTTTGGTTTGACCGTGCCGGATATGACCCCAACTTTGAGTGGAACAAAAATTTTTCTGCGGAACTTGAACAAGTTAAAGAAAAAATTGATTTTTTTTCAAAACAAGAGGCATTATTTTCGGCTGAACAGATTGCGTGCTTGCAAGAGGACAATACACAAAGCGAAAACTCTCCTTGGTCAAAACTTGTCAGTATAGATAGCCAAAGTACTTTGGATATTGATGATGCTTTTTATCTTGAAGAAAATGAAGTTGGGTTTAAAATTTATTTTGCCTTGGCGTGTCCGGCTTTGTTTTTTGATGTCGCAACACAGATTGAAAATTTTCATGGCAATCAGCTCTCTTTAATTAACCAAATCTTTTTTAGAGCGAGTAGTGTTTATTTGCCGGAAGGCAGTTTCCATATGTTGCCGATTGAGTTGGCAACAGACCTCTTAAGTTTAGTAGCGGAGCAAAAACGTCCGGCTTTATTGGTTGAACTTTGTCTAAATAACAATTGTGAA
Encoded here:
- the mqnB gene encoding futalosine hydrolase, whose translation is MTHSFSEHFSSLNLDAQHFLIVVATNLELEAVFRESKFQDQAPVHLIDGGFKTILYKSNTYTFLVCGVGPLNASFYLGKFLGQFTNAFKDSKINFNLIINFGIAGSYDLTLLPLGSVILANSELFPEYGLRLDKLADPKALGFPLFREVPLQSACNPDLALTEQIVWNKLNFLSEKDLQDLALKVNLSCLSLIKKGLGISVAGVSGSFERAEELKKEYAQTKDELLFENMEGFSLGLASLQQKIPFLELRTISNLVGSRKKDDWNIALALQTLSSVAKKILWY
- a CDS encoding polyprenyl synthetase family protein, which translates into the protein MSLSLMAYIDQGRLELEPVLEQEIFNFSPLIQPVLKHILLTGGKRVRFLLVKSVYTLCSPNKEPNETEKQKYLKLGLALELLHAASLLHDDVVDNADSRRGQESTHKKFGLGLTVLAGDLLLARSVQLVADLQVPVLSKIFSQAIIETAQGEISELNFLKNIELSEAEYYKIIEGKTAWLLRASCELSALLACAEEKTVTALTEYGLNLGLGFQVVDDALDFSPSSKDTGKPVGGDLRECKLTPPIRMYYQSLNVQAAEKFAEKFQGSGFSEDEIKDITKEIAKLGLEEKTRAIAEGFLKKAGASLKPLSLEQQSKDAYKVLYALLEYIRNRKG
- a CDS encoding ribonuclease catalytic domain-containing protein, which encodes MNDNLTPKPLKINTVVEFLQDNIPQQAWVLEIEENKVRLLALNSREINMPLGRVLPWGRVEYSAQKSKEDIFALLRLHQKRRQSLTQGINPLLLWELSHAEEKIASAEWFAELAFDKIAENWLADGVAAVGQVLLQCKTHFKFNPPVFELYSNEQVEARLAKENTEKLQASLVERGQNFFKALWEVHLRNRSLSDVLKQFTLEPEIVKVLFELLQEAVASPLKKEQNELWRKLTKSLGDGQHLPLQLAQAWGLLPSHYNFWFDRAGYDPNFEWNKNFSAELEQVKEKIDFFSKQEALFSAEQIACLQEDNTQSENSPWSKLVSIDSQSTLDIDDAFYLEENEVGFKIYFALACPALFFDVATQIENFHGNQLSLINQIFFRASSVYLPEGSFHMLPIELATDLLSLVAEQKRPALLVELCLNNNCEVLSCKPTFGLIKVAARLSFEEVETVLNQATKEQGSMPESKLVDKTLLNRFEMLHRVNNLASKLNAKRIFNGAVIIQKPETEIKITTEDGEAVTNFYFNSLRVEELEALKSSKTWAALDKVKVSVGLAVENPLAFDLVGELMILVNSALAKWAKENELPLFYRTQDVQVPDEYAGVWKEPADIARIVKGLSGAQLELSPKRHIGIGTEAYATFSSPLRRYVDLINEYQLIAKLCSLDPALSEHLSSLNLKPKLLSLEELKKISSSLVSHTDATMQLQRFRTRYLKLLALKQANEVNNEDCWQPATITDIRDYFVFVSLDTAQIIVRGKRSSFDSQIVLGQNVLVRLTRINPLANEINIAEVRLINFN